In Ensifer adhaerens, a genomic segment contains:
- a CDS encoding iron complex transport system permease protein encodes MAATATAGEREGKRERSQGTALPQAVLALLVIGVFLSAGVSLTAGASNASALAVAAHWLGLAAHDAIAPRDLLIVEQIRLPRVVMGLLVGAALAVSGAVMQGIFRNPLADPGLAGVSAGAGLGAAVMIVLGGALALPVAGAFAYAALPGAAFLGGLLTTTVLYGLSTRLGRTSIATMLLAGIALGALSNSATGLLVYMADDKQLRDLTFWSMGSLGGATWPRIAMLTLVVGASFSVLPFMARGLNALALGEAAAWHMGISVERLKRSAIVIVAAMTGVSVAVSGGIGFVGIVVPHILRLAVGPNHRVLLPASALLGGALLVLADAVARTVAAPAELPIGIITALAGAPFFLWLLLRRRNLLDL; translated from the coding sequence ATGGCCGCGACAGCCACAGCCGGTGAACGCGAGGGGAAGCGAGAAAGGTCGCAAGGAACTGCGCTGCCACAGGCTGTGCTTGCGCTTCTGGTGATCGGAGTCTTTCTCTCCGCCGGCGTCTCGCTGACGGCAGGGGCCTCGAATGCATCTGCGCTCGCGGTTGCCGCGCACTGGCTGGGGCTGGCTGCACACGACGCGATTGCGCCGCGCGATCTGCTGATCGTCGAACAGATCCGATTGCCGCGCGTCGTCATGGGGCTGCTGGTTGGGGCCGCGCTGGCTGTTTCCGGCGCGGTCATGCAGGGCATTTTCCGTAATCCGCTTGCCGATCCCGGTCTCGCTGGCGTTTCGGCAGGCGCAGGCCTTGGCGCGGCAGTGATGATTGTGCTGGGTGGTGCATTGGCGCTGCCGGTTGCAGGGGCCTTCGCCTATGCCGCGCTTCCCGGCGCAGCCTTTCTCGGCGGTCTGCTGACGACGACCGTCCTTTACGGACTTTCGACCCGGCTCGGGCGGACCTCGATTGCCACCATGCTGCTTGCCGGCATCGCGCTCGGGGCACTGTCGAACTCGGCGACGGGGCTTCTCGTCTACATGGCCGACGACAAGCAACTGCGTGACCTCACGTTCTGGAGCATGGGCTCGCTGGGCGGCGCGACCTGGCCACGCATTGCCATGCTGACCCTCGTCGTCGGCGCATCCTTTTCCGTTTTGCCATTCATGGCGCGCGGGCTCAACGCGCTGGCTCTCGGCGAGGCGGCAGCCTGGCACATGGGCATTTCCGTCGAGCGGCTGAAGCGCTCCGCCATCGTCATCGTTGCGGCGATGACTGGCGTTTCGGTCGCCGTCAGCGGCGGTATCGGATTTGTCGGAATCGTCGTTCCACACATTCTCAGACTGGCGGTGGGCCCGAACCATCGTGTCCTGCTCCCGGCCTCGGCGCTGCTTGGCGGCGCGCTTCTGGTGCTGGCTGATGCGGTCGCGCGCACGGTCGCCGCGCCCGCTGAACTGCCCATCGGCATTATCACGGCGCTGGCCGGCGCGCCCTTCTTCCTGTGGTTGCTGCTTCGCCGCCGCAACCTGCTCGATCTGTAA
- a CDS encoding iron complex transport system ATP-binding protein, translated as MSMISAQELSVRYDRKTVLHAVDFDARAGEVTVIAGPNGSGKSTLVKAISGEIAASGTIAINGRDMRDYKGWQLAAQRAVLAQETTVAFPFTVAEVVGLGVTAGATRPADPTALIEAALDRVGLPGFGPRRIQTLSGGERQRVQLARVLCQIWEPVSSVGPRWLIMDEPVASLDIRHQIALMDLAQAYANAGGGVIAVMHDLNLSAMYADRVVLMKDGRVAGAGTPADVLRAEMLADVFGCPLHPNVAPSAGLFVLPQSALSAPRLAFAAE; from the coding sequence ATGAGTATGATTTCGGCACAAGAGCTGAGCGTCCGCTATGACAGGAAAACAGTCCTTCACGCTGTGGACTTTGACGCGCGCGCGGGTGAGGTAACCGTGATCGCCGGCCCCAACGGCTCAGGAAAGTCGACTCTGGTCAAGGCGATCTCCGGCGAGATTGCTGCCTCAGGCACAATCGCCATCAACGGGCGAGACATGCGCGACTACAAAGGCTGGCAGCTTGCAGCCCAGCGCGCAGTGCTGGCGCAAGAGACGACCGTTGCCTTCCCGTTCACGGTGGCTGAAGTGGTGGGCCTTGGGGTCACGGCCGGGGCGACCCGCCCCGCAGACCCGACTGCCCTCATCGAGGCCGCGCTGGATCGTGTCGGCCTTCCGGGCTTTGGTCCACGGCGCATCCAGACGCTCTCAGGTGGGGAGCGCCAGCGTGTCCAGCTTGCCCGCGTGTTGTGCCAGATCTGGGAGCCAGTGAGCAGCGTAGGGCCCCGCTGGCTGATCATGGATGAGCCGGTGGCCAGTCTCGACATCCGCCACCAGATCGCGCTGATGGACCTGGCTCAAGCCTATGCAAATGCCGGCGGGGGTGTCATCGCGGTCATGCACGACCTTAATCTCAGCGCCATGTATGCCGACCGGGTCGTGCTGATGAAGGATGGGCGCGTTGCCGGTGCGGGAACTCCGGCTGACGTTTTGCGGGCCGAGATGCTTGCCGACGTGTTCGGTTGCCCCCTTCATCCCAACGTTGCGCCGAGCGCTGGTCTCTTCGTCCTGCCGCAATCAGCGCTCTCTGCGCCAAGACTGGCTTTCGCCGCCGAATGA
- a CDS encoding iron complex transport system substrate-binding protein translates to MSIVKTHLAVLSRVAALAMALLVPAMAQAAEAKASRIVAIGGSVTEIVYALGEEGRLVGRDSTSVYPAEALELPDTGYIRALSPEGVLSLNPDLILMLDGAGPPPALEALKSAGVHMVAIPDGFDRKAIIDKIEAVGSALGVEDKAKLLSDTVKTALDKAVASSQANGKKARVLFILSPREGRLMASGAGTQADGIIRMAGAENVLSDIDGYKPVSDEAVIAAAPDIILMMNPTGDHSASDDAVLALPAIAETPAGKAKRIVRMDGMYLLGFGPRTADAIVALHDALYGARKPGE, encoded by the coding sequence ATGAGCATCGTGAAGACCCATCTCGCCGTCTTGTCTCGAGTCGCAGCGCTTGCCATGGCCCTCCTTGTGCCGGCGATGGCGCAGGCCGCCGAGGCGAAGGCTTCCCGTATCGTCGCCATCGGCGGATCGGTCACGGAGATTGTCTATGCGCTCGGTGAGGAGGGTCGCCTCGTCGGTCGCGACTCGACCAGCGTCTACCCGGCGGAGGCGCTGGAGCTTCCTGATACGGGCTATATCCGCGCGCTGTCTCCGGAAGGGGTACTCTCGCTCAATCCCGATCTGATCCTGATGCTCGACGGGGCCGGCCCGCCGCCGGCGCTGGAGGCGCTGAAGTCAGCCGGTGTGCACATGGTCGCGATCCCCGATGGCTTCGACCGCAAGGCCATCATCGACAAGATCGAGGCGGTCGGGTCAGCGCTTGGTGTCGAGGATAAGGCAAAGTTGCTTTCCGACACGGTGAAAACCGCGCTCGACAAGGCCGTGGCGTCTTCGCAGGCAAACGGCAAAAAGGCACGCGTTCTCTTTATTCTGTCGCCCCGAGAGGGTCGCCTCATGGCCTCGGGCGCAGGCACGCAGGCTGACGGGATCATCAGAATGGCGGGGGCAGAGAACGTGCTCTCCGACATCGACGGCTACAAGCCTGTCAGCGACGAGGCCGTCATCGCCGCCGCGCCTGACATCATATTGATGATGAACCCGACAGGAGACCATTCCGCCAGCGACGATGCGGTTCTGGCTCTGCCGGCGATTGCCGAAACGCCCGCCGGCAAGGCGAAACGGATCGTGCGGATGGACGGGATGTATCTGCTCGGCTTCGGCCCGCGCACGGCCGATGCCATCGTCGCCCTGCATGACGCGCTTTATGGCGCGCGCAAACCGGGAGAATGA